A window from Salvia miltiorrhiza cultivar Shanhuang (shh) chromosome 2, IMPLAD_Smil_shh, whole genome shotgun sequence encodes these proteins:
- the LOC131010438 gene encoding uncharacterized protein LOC131010438 isoform X1, whose translation MFGGLEYTPNKSPHLRKSGSRPVVFDIDSSELGNSSEEDLLLSKESNEMKGGTTALSSMANVPSPLLLWRFKVLLFFVWGLCCFKIEWDSVMRMSADLRDLFLYEAFLYYNPLLLVTMMVWLWGINLWVFAQSNIGYGKIFDLDQSHLTHREIWKCATWMTIIVPTSMTAYLYLYSHGEVPLAASQPVLLYAAVVMTLIFPFDIFCLSSRFFFLRTVWRIVFPLQAITFADFFLADIFTSMSKVFSDLERSVCRMVHRQVATIAWFEADSVCGSHSVAIPIVLVLPYIFRFFQCLRQYKDTREKTSLLNALKYSTAVPVIFLSALKYHVSPEKWTNIYRPLWLLSSVLNSLYSFYWDITRDWDLSCFTRIFKFSKPHMVSDMLHGQKWVTIWVIGSNLILRCTWTYKLSAHLRHNYLTVFAISALEMLRRFQWVFFRVENEFNKMNNSKSATHLSMTDLPTEEHNLLDSDARTV comes from the exons ATGTTTGGAGGTCTTGAGTATACCCCTAACAAGAGTCCTCATCTACGCAAATCCGGTAGCCGACCTGTTGTGTTTGATATTG ATTCGAGTGAGCTGGGAAACAGCTCTGAGGAAGATCTTTTACTTTCTAAAGAGTCAAATGAAATGAAGGGTGGGACAACAGCATTAAGCAGTATGGCAAATGTGCCTTCCCCTCTTCTGCTGTGGAGATTTAAG GTACTACTGTTTTTCGTGTGGGGACTCTGTTGTTTCAAG ATTGAATGGGATTCAGTAATGAGAATGAGTGCAGACCTGcgagatttatttttatatgaggCTTTCTTGTATTATAATCCTCTCCTTCTTGTG ACTATGATGGTTTGGCTTTGGGGAATCAATTTATGGGTTTTTGCCCAGTCTAATATTGGATATGGGAAAATTTTTGACCTAGATCAGAGCCATCTAACTCATAGAGAGATATGGAAG TGCGCTACATGGATGACAATCATTGTCCCAACTAGCATGACAGCATATCTATATCTGTATTCTCATGGAGAAGTTCCGTTGGCTGCATCTCAACCA GTGCTCTTGTATGCTGCTGTCGTAATGACCCTCATATTTCCCTTTGATATCTTCTGTCTTTCATCTCGTTTCTTTTTCCTGAGGACAGTTTGGCGAATAGTGTTCCCATTACAG GCAATTACATTTGCTGATTTCTTTTTGGCTGATATATTTACCTCTATGTCAAAG GTTTTCTCTGATCTGGAGCGTTCAGTTTGTAGAATGGTCCATCGCCAG GTAGCTACCATCGCATGGTTTGAGGCAGACTCTGTTTGTGGGAGTCACTCTGTTGCAATACCAATAGTTCTTGTTTTGCCTTATATTTTTCGTTTCTTCCAATGTCTTCGGCAGTACAAGGACACAAGAGAAAAGACATCTCTTCTAAATG CCTTAAAGTATTCAACTGCAGTACCAGTTATTTTTCTTTCAGCACTAAAGTATCATGTTTCCCCTGAAAAATGGACGAATATTTATCGCCCTCTGTGGCTATTATCGAGTGTATTGAACTCTTTGTACTCATTCTACTGGGATATTACACGGGATTGGGACTTGAG CTGTTTTACACGGATTTTCAAGTTCAGCAAACCACATATGGTGTCGGACATGTTGCATGGGCAGAAGTGG GTGACCATTTGGGTAATCGGGAGCAATCTTATACTGCGTTGCACATGGACATACAAGCTATCAGCCCATCTTCGCCACAACTACCTCACCGTGTTTGCAATATCAGCCCTCGAGATGCTGCGCCGTTTCCAGTGGGTCTTCTTTCGTGTCGAGAACGAGTTCAATAAAATGAACAACTCCAAATCAGCTACTCACTTATCCATGACTGATCTGCCTACTGAGGAACACAATTTGCTTGATTCCGATGCTCGCACTGTATAG
- the LOC131010438 gene encoding uncharacterized protein LOC131010438 isoform X2 gives MFGGLEYTPNKSPHLRKSGSRPVVFDIDSSELGNSSEEDLLLSKESNEMKGGTTALSSMANVPSPLLLWRFKIEWDSVMRMSADLRDLFLYEAFLYYNPLLLVTMMVWLWGINLWVFAQSNIGYGKIFDLDQSHLTHREIWKCATWMTIIVPTSMTAYLYLYSHGEVPLAASQPVLLYAAVVMTLIFPFDIFCLSSRFFFLRTVWRIVFPLQAITFADFFLADIFTSMSKVFSDLERSVCRMVHRQVATIAWFEADSVCGSHSVAIPIVLVLPYIFRFFQCLRQYKDTREKTSLLNALKYSTAVPVIFLSALKYHVSPEKWTNIYRPLWLLSSVLNSLYSFYWDITRDWDLSCFTRIFKFSKPHMVSDMLHGQKWVTIWVIGSNLILRCTWTYKLSAHLRHNYLTVFAISALEMLRRFQWVFFRVENEFNKMNNSKSATHLSMTDLPTEEHNLLDSDARTV, from the exons ATGTTTGGAGGTCTTGAGTATACCCCTAACAAGAGTCCTCATCTACGCAAATCCGGTAGCCGACCTGTTGTGTTTGATATTG ATTCGAGTGAGCTGGGAAACAGCTCTGAGGAAGATCTTTTACTTTCTAAAGAGTCAAATGAAATGAAGGGTGGGACAACAGCATTAAGCAGTATGGCAAATGTGCCTTCCCCTCTTCTGCTGTGGAGATTTAAG ATTGAATGGGATTCAGTAATGAGAATGAGTGCAGACCTGcgagatttatttttatatgaggCTTTCTTGTATTATAATCCTCTCCTTCTTGTG ACTATGATGGTTTGGCTTTGGGGAATCAATTTATGGGTTTTTGCCCAGTCTAATATTGGATATGGGAAAATTTTTGACCTAGATCAGAGCCATCTAACTCATAGAGAGATATGGAAG TGCGCTACATGGATGACAATCATTGTCCCAACTAGCATGACAGCATATCTATATCTGTATTCTCATGGAGAAGTTCCGTTGGCTGCATCTCAACCA GTGCTCTTGTATGCTGCTGTCGTAATGACCCTCATATTTCCCTTTGATATCTTCTGTCTTTCATCTCGTTTCTTTTTCCTGAGGACAGTTTGGCGAATAGTGTTCCCATTACAG GCAATTACATTTGCTGATTTCTTTTTGGCTGATATATTTACCTCTATGTCAAAG GTTTTCTCTGATCTGGAGCGTTCAGTTTGTAGAATGGTCCATCGCCAG GTAGCTACCATCGCATGGTTTGAGGCAGACTCTGTTTGTGGGAGTCACTCTGTTGCAATACCAATAGTTCTTGTTTTGCCTTATATTTTTCGTTTCTTCCAATGTCTTCGGCAGTACAAGGACACAAGAGAAAAGACATCTCTTCTAAATG CCTTAAAGTATTCAACTGCAGTACCAGTTATTTTTCTTTCAGCACTAAAGTATCATGTTTCCCCTGAAAAATGGACGAATATTTATCGCCCTCTGTGGCTATTATCGAGTGTATTGAACTCTTTGTACTCATTCTACTGGGATATTACACGGGATTGGGACTTGAG CTGTTTTACACGGATTTTCAAGTTCAGCAAACCACATATGGTGTCGGACATGTTGCATGGGCAGAAGTGG GTGACCATTTGGGTAATCGGGAGCAATCTTATACTGCGTTGCACATGGACATACAAGCTATCAGCCCATCTTCGCCACAACTACCTCACCGTGTTTGCAATATCAGCCCTCGAGATGCTGCGCCGTTTCCAGTGGGTCTTCTTTCGTGTCGAGAACGAGTTCAATAAAATGAACAACTCCAAATCAGCTACTCACTTATCCATGACTGATCTGCCTACTGAGGAACACAATTTGCTTGATTCCGATGCTCGCACTGTATAG
- the LOC131010438 gene encoding uncharacterized protein LOC131010438 isoform X3, with product MGWEFFVLQNLFLNVLLFFVWGLCCFKIEWDSVMRMSADLRDLFLYEAFLYYNPLLLVTMMVWLWGINLWVFAQSNIGYGKIFDLDQSHLTHREIWKCATWMTIIVPTSMTAYLYLYSHGEVPLAASQPVLLYAAVVMTLIFPFDIFCLSSRFFFLRTVWRIVFPLQAITFADFFLADIFTSMSKVFSDLERSVCRMVHRQVATIAWFEADSVCGSHSVAIPIVLVLPYIFRFFQCLRQYKDTREKTSLLNALKYSTAVPVIFLSALKYHVSPEKWTNIYRPLWLLSSVLNSLYSFYWDITRDWDLSCFTRIFKFSKPHMVSDMLHGQKWVTIWVIGSNLILRCTWTYKLSAHLRHNYLTVFAISALEMLRRFQWVFFRVENEFNKMNNSKSATHLSMTDLPTEEHNLLDSDARTV from the exons ATGGGTTGGGAATTTTTTGTATTACAAAACTTATTCCTTAAT GTACTACTGTTTTTCGTGTGGGGACTCTGTTGTTTCAAG ATTGAATGGGATTCAGTAATGAGAATGAGTGCAGACCTGcgagatttatttttatatgaggCTTTCTTGTATTATAATCCTCTCCTTCTTGTG ACTATGATGGTTTGGCTTTGGGGAATCAATTTATGGGTTTTTGCCCAGTCTAATATTGGATATGGGAAAATTTTTGACCTAGATCAGAGCCATCTAACTCATAGAGAGATATGGAAG TGCGCTACATGGATGACAATCATTGTCCCAACTAGCATGACAGCATATCTATATCTGTATTCTCATGGAGAAGTTCCGTTGGCTGCATCTCAACCA GTGCTCTTGTATGCTGCTGTCGTAATGACCCTCATATTTCCCTTTGATATCTTCTGTCTTTCATCTCGTTTCTTTTTCCTGAGGACAGTTTGGCGAATAGTGTTCCCATTACAG GCAATTACATTTGCTGATTTCTTTTTGGCTGATATATTTACCTCTATGTCAAAG GTTTTCTCTGATCTGGAGCGTTCAGTTTGTAGAATGGTCCATCGCCAG GTAGCTACCATCGCATGGTTTGAGGCAGACTCTGTTTGTGGGAGTCACTCTGTTGCAATACCAATAGTTCTTGTTTTGCCTTATATTTTTCGTTTCTTCCAATGTCTTCGGCAGTACAAGGACACAAGAGAAAAGACATCTCTTCTAAATG CCTTAAAGTATTCAACTGCAGTACCAGTTATTTTTCTTTCAGCACTAAAGTATCATGTTTCCCCTGAAAAATGGACGAATATTTATCGCCCTCTGTGGCTATTATCGAGTGTATTGAACTCTTTGTACTCATTCTACTGGGATATTACACGGGATTGGGACTTGAG CTGTTTTACACGGATTTTCAAGTTCAGCAAACCACATATGGTGTCGGACATGTTGCATGGGCAGAAGTGG GTGACCATTTGGGTAATCGGGAGCAATCTTATACTGCGTTGCACATGGACATACAAGCTATCAGCCCATCTTCGCCACAACTACCTCACCGTGTTTGCAATATCAGCCCTCGAGATGCTGCGCCGTTTCCAGTGGGTCTTCTTTCGTGTCGAGAACGAGTTCAATAAAATGAACAACTCCAAATCAGCTACTCACTTATCCATGACTGATCTGCCTACTGAGGAACACAATTTGCTTGATTCCGATGCTCGCACTGTATAG
- the LOC131010439 gene encoding J domain-containing protein required for chloroplast accumulation response 1 isoform X1: protein MEKLTRRENGGSPKTPESDDMDFKDVFGGPPRRFSMQDVRERHSFGESSSASSPWEKPVFGEEKRRQRGPDFFDDIFKGSPRRSDRDGSNPGSRIMSPFSPKPDALGSSLPAHFSLPAKWTKSMDLPTFGSQNHGQQHKVDGLSIPQSWSPFSRFSNEASGRLDEVEPVSHQRPLSDEAEDSPISDQKDKDVSIGNDQFHFSIYKWEGGRGVPMLMPLVIGNNLKSKDGIKYDEMSAKPESLRSELAEGDVRSRRDKKQELDYVFEAFHESSESKSKISLNDSVVLDTSVKEEQVKSVDGSSVRDKVEKKVHVKISEGLDAFLDRSDQPEMKDKKARAQPVDGDSKKMKERGRKVMESNNAKVEKSTKLEAASEVKSGAAKGKVKEFVQIFNQDAADSRPEADARGSRRWGNVVIDPKGNSNQAKVEEQVNLHDVVDKKPDVSYKEVENLKSNEAQRFSPKRVSTSTRSSSTLRRSFSTGALPEDFKISGEKVDDPLEDTFEVHELSDGNENAAHVESSEETKAIDAKIRQWSVGKKGNIRSLLSTLQYVLWAESGWKPVPLVDLVETNSVKRAYQKALLRLHPDKLQQKGAAFHHKYIAAKVFDILQEAWDHFNTCSSLGI from the exons ATGGAGAAGTTGACGCGGAGAGAGAATGGCGGCTCCCCGAAGACGCCAGAGTCAGACGACATGGACTTCAAGGACGTGTTCGGGGGTCCCCCTCGGCGGTTCTCGATGCAGGATGTGAGAGAGAGGCACAGTTTCGGGGAGTCGTCTTCGGCCTCGTCGCCGTGGGAGAAGCCCGTCTTCGGAGAGGAGAAGAGGCGGCAGAGGGGCCCCGATTTCTTCGACGACATATTCAAAGGCTCGCCGAGGAGGAGCGATCGCGATGGCTCGAATCCGGGTTCGAGGATCATGAGCCCTTTCTCGCCTAAACCTGACGCCTTGGGCTCTTCTCTCCCTGCCCATTTCAG TTTACCTGCAAAGTGGACGAAAAGCATGGATTTGCCGACGTTTGGATCCCAGAATCATGGGCAGCAGCACAAGGTGGATGGATTGAGTATCCCACAGTCTTGGAGTCCTTTCTCTAGATTTTCAAATGAGGCAAGTGGGAGGCTTGATGAAGTTGAGCCCGTGAGTCACCAAAGGCCGTTGTCCGATGAAGCTGAAGATTCACCAATCTCTGATCAGAAAGACAAGGATGTGAGCATTGGCAATGATCAGTTTCATTTCTCAATCTACAAATGGGAAGGAGGCAGAGGAGTTCCAATGCTGATGCCTCTCGTCATTGGGAATAACTTGAAATCAAAAGATGGTATCAAATATGATGAAATGTCTGCTAAGCCCGAGTCCTTAAGATCAGAGCTTGCAGAAGGAGATGTGAGGAGCAGACGAGACAAAAAACAAGAGCTGGATTATGTTTTTGAAGCATTTCATGAATCATCCGAGTCGAAATCTAAGATCAGCCTTAATGATAGTGTGGTTCTTGACACAAGTGTAAAGGAAGAACAAGTGAAATCAGTTGATGGAAGCAGTGTAAGAGACAAGGTTGAAAAGAAAGTCCATGTGAAGATAAGTGAAGGTCTTGATGCATTTCTTGATCGAAGTGATCAGCCTG AAATGAAAGATAAGAAAGCTAGAGCTCAACCAGTTGATGGTGACAGCAAGAAAATGAAGGAAAGGGGGAGGAAGGTAATGGAGTCGAACAATGCAAAAGTCGAGAAATCTACAAAATTGGAAGCAGCATCTGAGGTGAAAAGTGGTGCAGCCAAGGGAAAGGTGAAGGAGTTCGTTCAGATTTTCAACCAGGATGCTGCTGATTCAAGGCCCGAAGCTGATGCTCGAGGGAGCCGGAGATGGGGAAATGTGGTGATTGATCCGAAAGGGAATTCAAATCAAGCAAAGGTTGAAGAACAAGTAAATTTGCATGATGTGGTGGATAAGAAACCAGATGTTTCATACAAG GAGGTTGAAAATCTAAAGAGTAATGAAGCACAACGATTCTCTCCAAAGAGAGTGTCAACTAGTACTCGTTCTTCAAGTACACTGCGCAGATCATTTTCAACAG GGGCGCTTCCCGAGGATTTCAAGATATCAGGGGAGAAAGTAGACGATCCTTTGGAAGACACCTTCGAG GTACACGAATTATCCGATGGTAATGAAAATGCTGCACACGTCGAAAGCTCTGAGGAAACCAAA GCTATAGATGCCAAGATTCGGCAGTGGTCAGTTGGAAAGAAAGGAAACATCCGCTCTCTGCTCTCAACTTTGCAATAC GTTCTGTGGGCTGAAAGTGGATGGAAGCCGGTGCCCCTCGTTGATCTGGTTGAAACGAATTCTGTAAAGAGAGCATATCAGAAAGCTCTACTCCGACTGCATCCAGATAAGCTGCAGCAGAAAGGAGCTGCTTTTCATCACAAGTATATTGCAGCAAAGGTTTTTGACATTCTTCAG GAGGCATGGGACCATTTCAACACTTGCTCCTCCTTAGGTATATGA
- the LOC131010439 gene encoding J domain-containing protein required for chloroplast accumulation response 1 isoform X2 has protein sequence MDLPTFGSQNHGQQHKVDGLSIPQSWSPFSRFSNEASGRLDEVEPVSHQRPLSDEAEDSPISDQKDKDVSIGNDQFHFSIYKWEGGRGVPMLMPLVIGNNLKSKDGIKYDEMSAKPESLRSELAEGDVRSRRDKKQELDYVFEAFHESSESKSKISLNDSVVLDTSVKEEQVKSVDGSSVRDKVEKKVHVKISEGLDAFLDRSDQPEMKDKKARAQPVDGDSKKMKERGRKVMESNNAKVEKSTKLEAASEVKSGAAKGKVKEFVQIFNQDAADSRPEADARGSRRWGNVVIDPKGNSNQAKVEEQVNLHDVVDKKPDVSYKEVENLKSNEAQRFSPKRVSTSTRSSSTLRRSFSTGALPEDFKISGEKVDDPLEDTFEVHELSDGNENAAHVESSEETKAIDAKIRQWSVGKKGNIRSLLSTLQYVLWAESGWKPVPLVDLVETNSVKRAYQKALLRLHPDKLQQKGAAFHHKYIAAKVFDILQEAWDHFNTCSSLGI, from the exons ATGGATTTGCCGACGTTTGGATCCCAGAATCATGGGCAGCAGCACAAGGTGGATGGATTGAGTATCCCACAGTCTTGGAGTCCTTTCTCTAGATTTTCAAATGAGGCAAGTGGGAGGCTTGATGAAGTTGAGCCCGTGAGTCACCAAAGGCCGTTGTCCGATGAAGCTGAAGATTCACCAATCTCTGATCAGAAAGACAAGGATGTGAGCATTGGCAATGATCAGTTTCATTTCTCAATCTACAAATGGGAAGGAGGCAGAGGAGTTCCAATGCTGATGCCTCTCGTCATTGGGAATAACTTGAAATCAAAAGATGGTATCAAATATGATGAAATGTCTGCTAAGCCCGAGTCCTTAAGATCAGAGCTTGCAGAAGGAGATGTGAGGAGCAGACGAGACAAAAAACAAGAGCTGGATTATGTTTTTGAAGCATTTCATGAATCATCCGAGTCGAAATCTAAGATCAGCCTTAATGATAGTGTGGTTCTTGACACAAGTGTAAAGGAAGAACAAGTGAAATCAGTTGATGGAAGCAGTGTAAGAGACAAGGTTGAAAAGAAAGTCCATGTGAAGATAAGTGAAGGTCTTGATGCATTTCTTGATCGAAGTGATCAGCCTG AAATGAAAGATAAGAAAGCTAGAGCTCAACCAGTTGATGGTGACAGCAAGAAAATGAAGGAAAGGGGGAGGAAGGTAATGGAGTCGAACAATGCAAAAGTCGAGAAATCTACAAAATTGGAAGCAGCATCTGAGGTGAAAAGTGGTGCAGCCAAGGGAAAGGTGAAGGAGTTCGTTCAGATTTTCAACCAGGATGCTGCTGATTCAAGGCCCGAAGCTGATGCTCGAGGGAGCCGGAGATGGGGAAATGTGGTGATTGATCCGAAAGGGAATTCAAATCAAGCAAAGGTTGAAGAACAAGTAAATTTGCATGATGTGGTGGATAAGAAACCAGATGTTTCATACAAG GAGGTTGAAAATCTAAAGAGTAATGAAGCACAACGATTCTCTCCAAAGAGAGTGTCAACTAGTACTCGTTCTTCAAGTACACTGCGCAGATCATTTTCAACAG GGGCGCTTCCCGAGGATTTCAAGATATCAGGGGAGAAAGTAGACGATCCTTTGGAAGACACCTTCGAG GTACACGAATTATCCGATGGTAATGAAAATGCTGCACACGTCGAAAGCTCTGAGGAAACCAAA GCTATAGATGCCAAGATTCGGCAGTGGTCAGTTGGAAAGAAAGGAAACATCCGCTCTCTGCTCTCAACTTTGCAATAC GTTCTGTGGGCTGAAAGTGGATGGAAGCCGGTGCCCCTCGTTGATCTGGTTGAAACGAATTCTGTAAAGAGAGCATATCAGAAAGCTCTACTCCGACTGCATCCAGATAAGCTGCAGCAGAAAGGAGCTGCTTTTCATCACAAGTATATTGCAGCAAAGGTTTTTGACATTCTTCAG GAGGCATGGGACCATTTCAACACTTGCTCCTCCTTAGGTATATGA